One Haloarcula sp. CBA1127 genomic window carries:
- a CDS encoding FAD-dependent oxidoreductase has translation MEPTDSLPTQADTVIVGAGIVGCNIAYQLTELGREDVVVVDQGPMPTTGGSSTHAPGIMFQTAEPKVLSQFADYSRRLYSDLEGADGQQAYNETGGIEVARSEERMDFLQRRVEYAKAWGIEDPQLLSPEEVTEHLPLVDADQIKGGYYSPTDGQVSGVVACDALAREAMERGAKFVPHTRTEDVETEGGSVQAVVTENGSIECNEVVIATNIWARQLGEKLDVHLPVTPVEHQYTMTESLDELADSAVDITDHPLFENYENVSGEKAKRLLVGPDRPILRDQDNAMYYRNHGDSYGIGSYNHDPIVPDPQDLGGNDPDGEQGSVHEFTDYHMNNATHPDRPDKAPRQASDELLPATAGKELEHKYNGMFAESPNGLPVMGPVQEYDGLWTAAAIWVTHAGGAGKALAEWMEHGVPRLPSGPIDLAHCDVNRFDEHEGSWDFARDIGGEEYRIVYNIMHPKWVWTDTQRDIRRTPMYHTHKKYDAELWAEAGWEEPHWFDSNADLLAEYGDRIPDRGGWEAKYWSPIEGAEALNVRNNVGLHDMTSFNKMEVIGSDAGEFVQYLCTNDMDIDVGDVKYTLMCNEGGGVRADITVTRTGEDRYLLLTTGREVGNNHVAWVREQSPDDVVVNDVTSSLAAMVCTGPNARKVLSKVTDIDLSDDAFPFFTSQQFFVKNIPVTALRVSYAGELGWEFYTPSEYGERLWEHIMEAGEEYGIRPYGNGALNSLRIEKGFRLWGKDLHTEHNPYEAGLGWAVDLETDFIGKEAVAAAADGDNIDHKVACLTLDDEDAVVLDNKPVLDGDETIGYLHSAEYGYTVGACVAYTYLPPEYAEPGTSVEILYEGERYDATVREEPLV, from the coding sequence ATGGAGCCTACCGATAGCCTGCCGACCCAGGCCGATACCGTCATCGTCGGTGCTGGAATCGTCGGCTGCAACATCGCCTACCAGCTGACAGAGCTCGGCCGCGAGGACGTGGTCGTGGTCGATCAAGGGCCGATGCCGACCACGGGCGGATCGTCGACGCACGCCCCCGGAATCATGTTTCAGACCGCGGAACCGAAGGTCCTCAGCCAGTTTGCGGACTACAGCCGGCGGCTGTACTCGGACCTCGAAGGGGCCGACGGGCAGCAGGCGTACAACGAAACAGGTGGCATCGAAGTCGCACGCAGCGAGGAGCGCATGGACTTCCTCCAGCGCCGCGTCGAGTATGCCAAGGCTTGGGGCATCGAGGACCCGCAGTTGCTCTCGCCCGAAGAAGTCACCGAGCACCTCCCGCTGGTCGACGCCGACCAGATCAAGGGCGGCTACTACTCCCCGACAGACGGGCAGGTCTCGGGCGTCGTCGCCTGTGATGCGCTGGCCAGAGAAGCGATGGAGAGGGGTGCGAAGTTCGTCCCACACACGCGCACCGAGGACGTCGAGACTGAGGGCGGCTCAGTGCAGGCCGTCGTCACCGAGAACGGCAGTATCGAGTGCAACGAAGTCGTCATCGCAACGAACATCTGGGCCCGCCAGCTCGGCGAGAAACTCGACGTGCATCTGCCGGTAACGCCGGTCGAGCACCAGTACACGATGACGGAGTCCCTCGATGAACTGGCCGACAGCGCGGTCGATATCACCGACCATCCGCTGTTCGAGAACTACGAGAACGTCTCCGGCGAGAAGGCAAAGCGACTTCTTGTGGGTCCGGACCGGCCGATTCTCCGTGACCAGGACAACGCGATGTACTACCGGAACCACGGGGATTCCTACGGTATCGGCTCGTACAACCACGACCCCATCGTGCCCGACCCGCAGGACCTCGGCGGGAACGACCCCGACGGCGAGCAGGGGTCGGTCCACGAGTTCACGGACTATCACATGAACAACGCGACCCATCCGGACCGGCCGGACAAGGCGCCTCGTCAGGCCAGCGACGAACTGCTGCCCGCGACGGCCGGCAAGGAACTCGAACACAAGTACAACGGGATGTTCGCGGAGTCGCCGAACGGACTCCCCGTGATGGGTCCCGTGCAGGAGTACGACGGCCTCTGGACGGCAGCGGCCATCTGGGTCACGCACGCCGGCGGTGCCGGCAAGGCGCTCGCCGAGTGGATGGAACACGGTGTTCCGCGGCTCCCATCCGGCCCGATTGACCTCGCCCACTGTGACGTGAACCGCTTCGACGAGCACGAAGGCAGCTGGGACTTCGCTCGGGACATCGGCGGTGAGGAGTACCGCATTGTCTACAACATCATGCACCCCAAGTGGGTCTGGACCGACACACAGCGGGATATCCGCCGAACCCCGATGTACCACACCCACAAGAAGTACGACGCCGAGCTGTGGGCCGAGGCCGGCTGGGAGGAACCACACTGGTTCGACTCCAATGCCGACCTGCTAGCGGAGTACGGCGACCGGATTCCCGACCGCGGGGGCTGGGAAGCGAAGTACTGGTCACCAATCGAGGGAGCCGAGGCGTTGAACGTGCGTAACAACGTCGGCCTCCACGACATGACTTCTTTCAACAAAATGGAGGTCATCGGGAGCGACGCCGGCGAGTTCGTCCAGTACCTCTGTACGAACGACATGGACATTGACGTGGGTGACGTGAAGTACACGCTGATGTGCAACGAAGGCGGTGGCGTCCGGGCGGATATCACGGTCACGCGGACCGGCGAGGACCGCTACCTTCTGCTGACGACGGGTCGCGAAGTCGGGAACAACCACGTCGCGTGGGTGCGCGAGCAGTCCCCCGACGACGTGGTCGTGAACGACGTGACCTCCAGTCTGGCGGCGATGGTCTGTACCGGCCCGAACGCCCGGAAAGTCCTCTCGAAGGTCACCGACATCGACCTCTCCGACGACGCCTTCCCGTTCTTCACGAGCCAGCAGTTCTTCGTCAAGAACATCCCCGTGACTGCACTCCGCGTTTCCTATGCTGGTGAACTCGGCTGGGAGTTCTACACGCCGTCGGAATACGGCGAACGCCTCTGGGAGCACATAATGGAGGCCGGCGAGGAGTACGGCATTCGTCCATACGGCAACGGTGCGCTGAATTCGCTGCGAATCGAGAAAGGGTTCCGACTCTGGGGGAAGGACCTCCACACGGAGCACAATCCCTACGAGGCCGGACTCGGATGGGCCGTTGACCTCGAAACCGACTTCATCGGTAAGGAGGCAGTCGCAGCAGCCGCCGACGGTGACAACATCGACCACAAGGTAGCCTGTCTGACCCTCGATGACGAGGACGCTGTTGTGCTCGATAACAAACCGGTCCTCGACGGCGACGAGACCATCGGCTACCTCCACAGCGCCGAGTACGGCTACACCGTCGGCGCTTGCGTGGCCTACACGTATCTGCCACCCGAGTACGCTGAACCCGGGACCAGCGTCGAAATCCTCTACGAGGGCGAGCGGTACGACGCAACCGTCCGCGAGGAACCGCTGGTCTGA
- a CDS encoding succinylglutamate desuccinylase/aspartoacylase family protein translates to MDYTAVTHTTTDRRLGRLPSGRDVSVTVHQYVGGSGPTVYIQAAQHGIELNGPAALRRLHDRLTDAAIAGTVLVVPVVNQLAFDHRSYMTPGEYDVMNPNLNRVWPGDECGSLQEQFAARLWELVKDADAAVDLHTGTADMLEHVRCRAGDPAAERLAEAFGTSYRLIDGSEDTGDDGSGGTFRAAAAEAGIPVITAELSNSRRIAQDAVAAGVDGIQNLLREQAVLPAEPESKATQMVLRNDAEPVTASESGLFECRPDIAVGDTVDAGERLGTVYEPSSFEQQQVVSATERGVIFSLARESVVVKGERLAGIATPR, encoded by the coding sequence ATGGACTACACGGCCGTCACGCACACGACGACTGACCGACGGCTCGGACGACTCCCGTCAGGACGAGACGTGTCCGTGACTGTCCACCAGTACGTCGGCGGCTCCGGACCGACAGTGTACATTCAGGCGGCACAACACGGCATCGAACTCAACGGCCCAGCCGCGCTACGGCGACTGCACGACCGCCTGACCGACGCGGCTATCGCCGGGACAGTACTCGTCGTCCCGGTAGTGAACCAGCTCGCGTTCGACCACCGGTCATATATGACTCCTGGCGAGTACGACGTAATGAATCCGAACCTAAACCGTGTGTGGCCAGGCGACGAGTGTGGAAGCCTACAGGAACAGTTTGCCGCTCGGCTGTGGGAGCTCGTGAAAGACGCCGACGCGGCGGTCGATCTCCACACTGGCACGGCAGATATGCTGGAACACGTCAGATGCCGGGCGGGCGACCCGGCCGCCGAGCGCCTCGCCGAAGCGTTCGGGACCTCCTACAGGCTTATCGACGGGTCCGAGGACACAGGCGACGACGGCTCTGGCGGGACGTTCCGTGCTGCGGCTGCAGAAGCTGGGATTCCAGTTATTACTGCAGAACTCTCGAACAGCCGCCGGATAGCACAGGATGCGGTTGCGGCGGGCGTCGATGGGATACAGAACCTCCTGCGCGAGCAGGCAGTCCTCCCCGCGGAGCCGGAGTCGAAGGCGACACAGATGGTACTCCGAAACGATGCGGAGCCGGTCACTGCATCGGAATCGGGCCTGTTTGAATGTCGACCGGACATCGCCGTCGGCGACACCGTCGACGCCGGGGAACGACTGGGGACGGTCTACGAACCCTCCTCGTTCGAGCAACAACAGGTCGTCTCGGCGACAGAACGAGGGGTGATATTCTCGCTTGCCAGGGAGTCTGTCGTCGTGAAAGGCGAGCGTCTCGCAGGCATCGCGACACCGCGTTAG
- a CDS encoding methylenetetrahydrofolate reductase: MALGTHAISDSQGVRTLLTSARFELMPFESFDEEITHLPDDATIAITTSPQLGIEKTVEKTEEAAEMGFGVVPHIAARYVEDQEQLEAIAERLEQAGITDIFVPGGDREEPAGEYESAHDLLEALAETDYSFEEVGITGYPEGHDFIDDETLAESMAQKAPYATYIVTQLCYDPDTVLEWVEDIRARGIELPVEVGIPGVMNYQRLMQISQKVGVGDSIKFLRKTTGILGFVKQLVGSRGTYEPDELIDGLAPYVGDDEYNIRGVHIYTFNQTPDTEKWRHNRLDS; encoded by the coding sequence ATGGCCCTCGGAACACACGCTATCTCAGACAGTCAGGGTGTCCGGACGCTGCTGACGAGCGCCCGGTTCGAACTGATGCCGTTCGAGAGCTTCGACGAGGAGATCACCCACCTCCCTGACGACGCGACTATCGCGATCACGACCTCGCCACAGCTCGGCATCGAGAAGACCGTGGAAAAGACGGAGGAAGCCGCCGAAATGGGGTTCGGTGTCGTGCCACACATTGCGGCCCGCTATGTAGAAGATCAGGAGCAACTCGAAGCGATCGCCGAGCGACTGGAGCAGGCAGGCATCACGGACATCTTCGTCCCAGGTGGAGACCGCGAGGAACCGGCCGGTGAGTACGAGTCGGCACATGACCTGCTCGAAGCGCTCGCAGAGACCGACTACTCCTTCGAAGAAGTGGGAATCACAGGCTACCCAGAGGGCCACGACTTTATCGACGACGAAACGTTGGCGGAGTCGATGGCACAGAAAGCACCGTACGCGACGTACATCGTCACGCAGTTGTGTTACGACCCGGATACCGTGTTAGAGTGGGTCGAAGACATCCGTGCTCGCGGTATCGAACTCCCGGTCGAAGTCGGTATCCCGGGCGTGATGAACTACCAGCGCCTGATGCAGATATCTCAGAAAGTCGGCGTCGGTGACTCGATAAAGTTCCTCAGGAAGACGACGGGCATTCTCGGGTTCGTCAAGCAACTGGTTGGCTCCCGCGGGACCTACGAACCTGACGAACTCATCGATGGGCTCGCGCCCTACGTCGGAGACGACGAGTACAACATCCGCGGCGTCCACATCTACACGTTCAATCAGACGCCTGATACGGAGAAATGGCGGCACAACCGTCTCGACTCATGA
- a CDS encoding glycine cleavage system protein T → MTGNEEHPNYPSVDQSDRTVPRNLRQTGDPNIEMLVSTRVRKSPFFHKSFNEEGAWRATVYNRLYHPRGLIEPEDGGVMKEYDALTNTVTLWDVAVERQIRVKGPDAEALTNYVVTRDVTGMDAMDGKYVILCNEDGGVLNDPVLLRPEEDEFWFSISDSTLMQWLQGVNVDNEFDVEIDEIDVAPMQIQGPRALDVMVDVVGDQVKDVPYYGLMDAEINGCDVLISQTGFSGEKGFEVYVKDAMENAEQVWDPVMESVKDHDGRQIAPGHHRRIAAGIMSWGQDLDHETSPFQVNLGYHVPDDKEADYIGKEVLEEQKEQIENGNYPFEHKLIGLKIAGEPIRDYAPDFWLISDPDTGEECGYLTSPWWNPDLETNIGMGFVPAEKIQEVTDTPLNDEIYDEELDLEFQVHLPDEYADEPGEPVFATAAKVPFKESVNPSAREQAKLNARKEAESDD, encoded by the coding sequence ATGACCGGTAACGAGGAACATCCTAACTATCCCAGTGTCGACCAGTCAGACCGGACCGTCCCCCGTAACCTCCGCCAGACTGGTGACCCCAACATCGAGATGTTGGTGTCAACGCGCGTTCGAAAGTCCCCGTTCTTCCACAAGTCCTTCAACGAGGAGGGTGCCTGGCGGGCAACCGTCTACAACCGCCTCTATCACCCGCGCGGCCTCATCGAGCCCGAGGACGGCGGCGTGATGAAGGAGTACGACGCACTGACTAACACCGTCACCCTCTGGGACGTCGCCGTAGAGCGACAGATTCGGGTCAAAGGGCCCGACGCCGAGGCGCTGACGAACTACGTCGTCACCCGCGACGTGACAGGCATGGACGCCATGGACGGAAAGTACGTCATCCTCTGTAACGAGGACGGTGGCGTCCTCAACGACCCCGTTCTCCTGCGTCCCGAGGAAGACGAGTTCTGGTTCTCCATCTCGGACTCGACGCTGATGCAGTGGCTGCAGGGCGTCAACGTCGACAACGAGTTCGACGTCGAAATCGACGAGATCGACGTCGCGCCGATGCAGATCCAGGGCCCAAGGGCGCTCGACGTGATGGTCGATGTCGTCGGTGACCAGGTCAAAGATGTCCCGTACTACGGCCTGATGGACGCCGAAATCAACGGCTGTGACGTGTTGATCAGCCAGACCGGCTTCTCGGGCGAGAAAGGCTTCGAGGTCTACGTCAAAGACGCGATGGAAAACGCCGAACAGGTCTGGGACCCCGTTATGGAGTCCGTCAAAGACCACGACGGTCGCCAGATCGCACCGGGACACCACCGCCGCATCGCCGCCGGTATCATGTCCTGGGGTCAGGACCTCGACCACGAGACCTCGCCGTTCCAGGTCAACCTGGGCTACCACGTTCCCGACGACAAGGAGGCCGACTACATCGGCAAAGAGGTTCTCGAAGAACAGAAAGAACAGATCGAGAACGGCAACTACCCGTTCGAGCACAAACTCATCGGCCTGAAGATCGCTGGCGAACCGATCCGTGACTACGCCCCCGACTTCTGGCTCATCTCCGACCCGGACACGGGCGAGGAATGTGGCTACCTCACCTCTCCATGGTGGAACCCGGACTTGGAGACCAACATCGGCATGGGCTTTGTCCCGGCTGAGAAGATTCAGGAAGTCACTGACACGCCGCTCAACGACGAGATATACGATGAGGAGCTGGACTTAGAGTTTCAGGTCCATCTCCCCGACGAGTACGCCGACGAACCCGGTGAGCCGGTGTTCGCGACCGCCGCGAAAGTGCCGTTCAAGGAGTCTGTCAACCCGAGCGCCCGTGAGCAGGCGAAGCTCAACGCCCGGAAAGAGGCCGAAAGCGACGACTAA
- a CDS encoding dihydrofolate reductase, translating into MKLSLIAAVAANRVIGAGGDIPWQYPEDLTHFKETTVGHPVIMGRRTFESIRRDLDGPLPERVNIVLTTTPHHLPDSVTAVTSTTAALTEAADSGASTTYVIGGATVYEQFLPQADELILTELTAAFDGDTVFPTVDWSCWSETERTTHSDFDIVKYTRISSDSD; encoded by the coding sequence ATGAAACTCTCGTTGATTGCCGCCGTCGCGGCAAACAGAGTGATCGGTGCCGGCGGCGACATTCCGTGGCAGTATCCCGAGGATCTGACACATTTCAAAGAGACAACTGTCGGTCATCCGGTGATTATGGGGCGGCGGACCTTCGAGAGCATCCGCCGCGATCTCGACGGCCCACTGCCGGAGCGAGTAAACATTGTTCTGACTACGACGCCGCATCACCTTCCTGACAGCGTCACAGCTGTCACCTCGACGACGGCGGCGTTGACCGAAGCGGCCGACAGCGGAGCATCTACGACCTACGTCATTGGTGGCGCTACTGTGTACGAGCAGTTTCTCCCACAGGCCGACGAGCTAATCCTCACGGAACTAACGGCGGCTTTCGACGGCGATACCGTCTTCCCGACGGTCGACTGGTCGTGCTGGTCCGAGACGGAACGAACGACACACAGCGACTTCGATATCGTCAAATACACCCGAATCAGCAGTGACTCGGACTGA